DNA sequence from the Malus sylvestris chromosome 10, drMalSylv7.2, whole genome shotgun sequence genome:
ATTGAGCATGCGCTGACGGCAGTTGGGTCTGGCCAGACATCGTTAGGGATTAAGGGTACGCAAACTGTTATGCCTTctctaagtttttatttttggatacaTTTGAATTTACACTTTCTGGTGTTCGTCTCGAATAAGAAAGTAGACGGATTCAATTGGTCAGGAAAAAAGATGAACAATCTGTTCATTGTTGTTTGAAACTGGTGTGAAAGAGTTAAAGGGTATTACATGTTAACTATATTAGTTCGGTGGTTGCCTCAAATGTTTAGAATTGTTGTCCTTGTTGGTAAGAATGAAAATATTTCCTGTTAAGGAATGAGTTTCCAACACCTCATATGGAACCGAGTTCTTAGTGATCCACGATAAATGAAATTGGATGGAAGCTGAGTTTAGTTTCCATGGGTAGGGGAAGAAAATGGGTGTAGTTGAAACCAGTGCATTCAGgagagagaaataaaaaaagctAAGAGTTAGACATGGTAGAGTTTAATGCTtaggttttttaatttatagttTTGTTACTGATGGGAAGGGGCTTTGTCTTTCTGGCCGTTTGGTGTGGCGGGCTATGTGTCACGAATTTGGGGACAAGGGTTTTTGCAGCTGAAGGTTTTAAATATCGATTTTACTAAAACATAGATAGTTCAATTATATTGCAATTTTTCTTCAATGGTGTATTGAGTAGTACAAAAAATGAATGATTGAGATTGAAAGtagaaaatttaaaatgtaaCATTTTTTTGGTTCAAATTATTGCGATCACCCTCGTGATATACCAGCTATGATAGCAACATGCCTATCGTATGCAAGATTGGGGCTCATGCTTCCGTTGGTAATTTTAATGGACATCAAATGAAAGATCTTACGACAGCATTGGAGTCATTAGTCATATAAAAGGATCATTGTTCTTACTGCTATAGTGCTAAATATAAATACCATCTGTTGCTTAAATATGTATATCTTTAACTTTCTGAAAAGTTTCCGTATCTTTTTTCGTTTTGATTCAGCTtattgatttggtttttacgcCAGCTAAGTTCAGAAATCTATCATATAGTTAGTGTTAATGATTTTGTTATTTAGAAAAATCTATCTGGTTGTTGTAGCTGCTAATGGAGTTGTCATAGCAACAGAGAAGAAACTGCCATCTATCTTAGTTGATGAAGCATCTGTGAGTGATTATGCTACTCTTTTTTATAGAATGCTGTTCATCAGTGTTGTACTAGTTCCATGCTGGTGCTGGATTTCCAAACTTTTTGCACTGATGTATAGCTTGTGTATCTCATCAACTATCTTATTTAAGAAATTGAGTTTGTTTTCTTTCCACCTCTATGGCATGTTCTCTCAGATAATCACGTAGTATACTTCCGACTTCTTGTAACCTTTCTAGTTTTTGGGTTGCAGGTTCAGAAAATTCAGTTATTGACGCCAAACATTGGAGTTGTTTACAGGTTTGTCTGTGCTATATGCTTGAATTTTTCAAGTTGAGGTTTAACATTACTAGTTTGATATTACTGTCGTGTTGTTGCTGCTATAATGCTTCAATAATCTCTGATCCATGGAAAGTCTTAGCCATGATAAAAATAACTGCAATTTACTGTTCCTTCATGCAGTGGCATGGGTCCAGATTTCAGAGTTCTGGTTCGGAAAAGTAGGAAACAGGCAGAGCAATATCATCAGTTGTATAAAGTATAACTCAAATTCTGTTTTTTTCATCTCTTATAACCTTTATTTTTACCCGTAGTATTGATATTGTTCCTTGAGCATATGCTAAGTATTGGAATTTCAGTTTACATTCCTTAGAAGAATCCATTTGAATCTATATTCTCTTCAATGTGCACCACACCATTGAagcgtttgttttgtttggtttgttttttgAGCTTCTAAACATAGTGTATGAATTTGTTTTGGTCATGGGATGGGGCTTCAAATGGATTGAAGTCTTAATATTTCGGGACTACATCTAACTAGTATCTTTTTCTTAAGTGATATCTCCCTTCTACCCCAATTTGTGATAATGAGTCTCAACTTGAAACAAGTTGATTTATTACTTTCCTTAGTCACTCAGTCAATTACTGTAATTTATCTATTTTGAACGTAACTTACAATGTGATTTGGTGGGTATTTACAGGAACCCATCCCTGTCACACAACTAGTGAGGGAAGTTGCTGCTGTTATGCAGGAGTTCACACAGTCGGGGTAATCATCTTTCTTCTCACAACCTAATTTACTATCTTAAGATTCTCAACTATGTTCTTGCTCATATTTAATCATCTGTATTGGTCCGAACTTCGAAGAAATTGAAAGGTTTTAATGCTTGAGTTGCTTATATATTAAAATGTGTTAAGGGAAGTTTAGTATCATTTaatcatttgaaaatttttagtattttaaatgatttatcgTTGAAAATATGCCTGGGGAACTTAAAATTTGAAAGATTTTGATCTTGATAACTTAAGCTTGAGTATTGTAATTTTATGCTTAGACTTCGTACACAAGCAAATGCATGTTTTGTGTTTTCAACTCGAGTCTGCCACTAACTTTAGGTCCTTTCCAACCTTAGAAACTATGATTTGACTTTGTCATGTTTCTAGTGGTGTAAGGCCTTTTGGAGTTTCACTGCTGGTTGCCGGCTTTGATGACAAAGGTCCACAACTATTTCAGGTATGTGTATTCTGTCCTCTCTTAGTGTAAACGTATGGTGCACAAGTGTGCTTGAGTCTTTGAGTACAAACTATAGAGGTCCAAGGAGCGCaatccttttttcttttggtgttcCCTTTTCTTCTAAAAATTAGCATGCTCTCGTATTTCAATATTTCTCTTAGCCATCAGTTTTTATGCTCTTGTGTGTCAATATTTCTCTTAGCCAtcggttttttctttcttgatttCTCATCTTGTGACATTTGAATGTACTCAATCATAATTCCTTTACCAAAATTGTCTGTTTCCAGTACTAAAGTTGCAGTTGAAACATTTTTGCTTTTAAAACATTGCACTGCGACCTCCTCTCATCATGTAAGTGAGATATGGcaacatcatttgatttacaacGAAATATGTGAACTTTAAATTTATGGTAGTATATGTAACATGCACATTTCCTCCTTTGTATATGAAATGCCCCTTTTATGCTGGCAGGCTATGTCGTAGAATCTCTTCAACCTAGCTAAGTAGCAATTAATGTCGCAATCTAGTTGTCTGAAAAAGTCATAATTTAGTTGGCAAAACATACACACGCATACCGGGcaaaacatacacacacataccacAACCTTTTAAAGATTTGGTAGGTATTTATTTTTCCGATATCTATTTTCCATTGGATTTCTGCATGACTGATT
Encoded proteins:
- the LOC126586641 gene encoding proteasome subunit alpha type-2-A-like, whose amino-acid sequence is MGDSQYSFSLTTFSPSGKLVQIEHALTAVGSGQTSLGIKAANGVVIATEKKLPSILVDEASVQKIQLLTPNIGVVYSGMGPDFRVLVRKSRKQAEQYHQLYKEPIPVTQLVREVAAVMQEFTQSGGVRPFGVSLLVAGFDDKGPQLFQVDPSGSYFSWKASAMGKNVSNAKTFLEKRYTEDMELDDAVHTAILTLKEGFEGQICGKNIEIGIIGADKKFRVLTPAEIEDYLAEVE